A stretch of Pseudophryne corroboree isolate aPseCor3 chromosome 9, aPseCor3.hap2, whole genome shotgun sequence DNA encodes these proteins:
- the LOC134958870 gene encoding olfactory receptor 5J3-like — MKEYLINCTVQSEFHLLAFSISSGFQLLLFIGILVMYLLTLLGNLIITGLIYVTPQLHTPMYYFLCNLSVQDIIYVSSVLPKFLSILVTGDTRIAFPACITQMFFFLFCIVSEFLLLTAMAYDRYVAICIPLHYKTIMSNNVCITLISVSSLVCIFNSLIYAVLISNASFCNSQVISHFYCDLKAMIALSSGDVTGIKMFLFMENVFMGLTPLVLILVSYTCIIATIIKIRSSAGRVKAFSSCSSHLTVVLIFCGTALFSYMVPDSQVSQKQDRFLSLLYTAVVPMLNPLVYTLRNKQVLRAMDNVLKRYLHF; from the coding sequence ATGAAGGAATATCTCATAAACTGCACAGTACAAAGCGAATTTCACCTCCTGGCGTTCTCCATCTCTTCAGGCTTTCAGCTTCTGCTCTTCATTGGGATCCTGGTAATGTACTTACTGACATTGCTGGGGAACCTGATTATCACTGGTCTTATATATGTGACCCCACAGCTCCACACTCCTATGTACTATTTCCTTTGCAACCTCTCAGTGCAGGACATCATCTACGTCTCCAGCGTCCTTCCCAAATTCCTCTCTATCCTGGTAACAGGTGACACCAGAATTGCCTTCCCAGCATGCATCACACAGATGTTCTTCTTCCTGTTTTGTATTGTGTCAGAGTTTTTACTCCTAACGGCTATGGCCTATGACCGCTATGTTGCCATCTGTATCCCTCTGCACTATAAAACCATTATGAGCAATAATGTGTGTATTACTCTTATTTCTGTCTCCTCACTAGTCTGCATTTTTAATTCATTAATCTATGCAGTGCTGATATCTAATGCATCATTCTGCAACTCTCAGGTAATTAGTCATTTTTATTGCGATCTGAAAGCCATGATAGCGCTCTCTAGTGGCGATGTTACAGGCATTAAGATGTTTCTATTTATGGAAAATGTATTTATGGGACTTACGCCCTTAGTGCTGATATTAGTCTCTTATACATGTATAATTGCTACTATCATAAAGATCCGTAGCTCAGCAGGCAGAGTAAAGGCTTTCTCCAGTTGCTCATCTCATCTCACTGTTGTATTAATATTCTGTGGGACAGCTCTCTTCTCCTACATGGTCCCAGATTCACAGGTGTCTCAAAAACAAGACAGATTTCTCTCTTTGCTGTACACGGCGGTGGTACCAATGCTAAACCCTCTAGtttatactctgagaaataaacagGTTTTGAGAGCCATGGACAATGTGTTGAAAAGATActtacatttttaa